Within the Streptomyces sp. NBC_00353 genome, the region TCACCGTCCCACGAGCACCACCGGCGGTTTCGCCTACTCCAACACCAATTACGTCCTGCTCGGCCTCGTCGTTCAGCACGTCACCGGACACAGCTACGCCACCGAGATCCGCCGCCGCATCATCAACCCCCTCCATCTCACCGGCACGTCGCTCCCCGGCGCCCGCACCGGGCTCCCCGCACCACACGGCCGCGGCTACTCCCGTGACCCGGCCGACGGCAGCCTCCGCGATGTCACCGTCCTCGACCCGCGCACCGCGGGCGCCGCGGGCGAGCTCATCTCCACACTCGCCGATCTGAACCGCTTCTACGCTGCCCTGCTGGGCGGGCGCCTGCTCCCGCCCGCCCAGCTCCACACCCTGCTGAACACCGGTACGGCGGACGGGATCTATGGCATGGGCATCTATCCGCAGAGGCTCTCCTGCGGTATCACCGTCTGGGGCCATAACGGCCATATAGCGGGCAGTTATGTCCGCACGGCCGCCACCCGCGACGGCCGGCACACCCTGACGTTCCGCATCAACACGGACAGCCTGTCCGATGCGACGCTCGAACCGGCCCTTCTCGACGCCGAATTCTGCCGACCTCACCAGGGGCTGTCCGGCGCGTCACGGCCGGGCCGCGGACCGGCTCAGATCGGCACGATGTCCGGTGCCCCGAGCCGCGCCGCATCCGCCGTCTGATCGTCCGGCTGGCGCTGCGACTCCCGCTCCGCCTGCACCCGCTTCTCGTAGTGCTCCACCTCCCGCTCGATCTGGCTCTTGTTCCACCCCAGCACCGGCCCCATCAGCTCCGCGCAGAGCCTCGCGCTGCGGATGCCCCGGTCGAAGGTCTCGATGGAGATCCGGGTCCGCCGCGTCAGTACGTCGTCGAGATGGCGGGCCCCCTCGTGCGAGGCGGCGTAGACGATCTCGGCCTTCAGGTAGTCGTCCGCCGCGGGCAGCGGCTCGCCGAGCGAAGGGTCGGCGACGATCAGATCGAGGATCTCCTCGGTCATGGATCCGAACCGGTTCAACAGATGCTCCACTCGGGCGACATGGAGCCCGGTGCGGGCCGCTATCCTCGCCCGCGCGTTCCACAGGGCCCGGTATCCTTCCGCGCCCAGCAGCGGGATGTCCTCCGTGACACAGTCCGCCACCCGCTGGTCGAGGCCGTGGACCGCCTCGTCGACGGCGTCCTTCGCCATCACCCGGTACGTCGTGTATTTGCCGCCCGCGACGACCACGAGTCCGGGCAGCGGATGCGCCACCGTGTGCTCGCGCGAGAGCTTGCTGGTCGCGTCCGACTCACCGGCCAGCAGGGGACGCAGCCCGGCGTAGACACCCTGAACGTCATCCCTGGTCAGAGGGGTGGTCAGGACCGAGTTGACATGCTCGAGCAAGTAGTCGATATCGGCGCTGGAAGCCGCCGGATGAGCCTTGTCCAGGTCCCAGTCGGTGTCCGTCGTCCCGACGATCCAGTGGCGCCCCCACGGGATCACGAACAGCACGGACTTCTCGGTGCGCAGGATCAGACCGGTCGAGGAATGGATGCGGTCCTTCGGGACGACCAGGTGAATGCCCTTGGACGCCCGGACATGGAACTGTCCGCGCTCGCCGATCAGCGCCTGGGTGTCGTCCGTCCACACCCCTGTGGCGTTGACCACCTGCTTGGCCCTGACCTCGTACTCCCCGCCCGCCTCGACGTCCTCCACCCGCGCGCCGACGACCCGCTCGCCCTCCCGCAGGAAGCCGATCACCCGCGCCCGGTTCGCCACGTGCGCGCCGTAGCCGGCGGCCGTGCGCACCAGCGTCGCCACATAGCGGGCGTCGTCCATCTGGGCGTCGTAGTACTGCAACGCTCCGACCAGTGCGTCCTTCTTGAGCGCGGGCGCGACCTGCAGGGCGCGGCGGCGGGAGAGATGCCGGTGCACGGGCAGCCCCCGACCGTGCCCCGACGACACCGACATCGCGTCGTACAGCGCGACACCCGAACCGGCGTAGAGCCGCTCCCAGCCCTTGTGCTGCAGCGGATAGAGGAACGGCACGGGCTTGACCAGGTGCGGGGCCAGCCGCTCCAGCAGCAGCCCACGCTCCTTCAGCGCCTCCCGTACGAGCGCGAAGTCCAGCATCTCCAGATAGCGCAGCCCGCCGTGGATCAGCTTGCTCGACCTGCTCGACGTGCCGGAAGCCCAGTCGCGCGCCTCGACCAGTCCGGTCGAGAGTCCTCTTGTGGCCGCATCCAGCGCCGTCCCGGCGCCGACCACGCCCGCTCCCACGACCAGCACGTCCAGTTCGCGCTCGGCCAGCGCGGCGAGCGCCTCGGCACGCTCCGCGGGTCCCAGTGTCGCTGTCCTCACTGCTGCCTCCCGGTAGATCGGGGTGGTCCGGCACAGGATGCGGTCCGACCGCGGGGTCGGGTGCCCGTGCCCACCACTCGATTCTGTCCGCGGTCCGCGACTTCAGCCACCGCCTGTGGACAACACCCGGTAGACGAGAGCCACACAATGCGACATATAGGTCATATTTACGCCTAGTGTGACATTGCACTGTCCCCAGCGGTTGCGCTTTCTGCCTTCATGGTCTTAGGGAAGGACGGCCACCCACATGCCCGCAGACCTCGCCATCATCGGACTCGGTCACCTCGGCCTGCCCCTCGCCCAAGCCGCCGTCGCCGCCGGTATCCAGACCGTCGGCTACGACACCGATCCCCGCCCGTTCGCCGAGCTCTCCGCCGGCCGCACACCCGTCGAGGGCTCACTCGCCGCTTCGGAGATCCGCCGGATGCTCTCGGGAGGCTTCCGGCCCACCACCGACCCGGCCGAGCTCGGCCGGGTCCGTACCGCCGTGATCTGCGCGCCCACCCCCCTCGGCGCCGACCGCACCCTGGACCTCACCGCCGTCGGCGACGCCGCCCGCGCCCTCGCCGCCCGGCTGCGCCCGCACACCACCGTCCTGCTCGAATCGGCCGTGCCCCCCGGCACCACCGAGAACTTCGTGCGCCCCCTCCTCGAAGAGGGATCGGGGCTGCGCGCCGGCCGCGACTTCCACCTCGCGTGCTCCCCCAGCCGCCTCGACCCCGGCAACCGCACCCACGTCTACAGCAACACCCCCAAGGTCATCGGTGGCCTCACCCCGGCCTGCACCGAATCGGCCGCCACCTTCTACGGCCGGCTCACCGACAAGGTCGTACGGGCCCGCGGGCCGCGCGAGGCCGAGATGACGAAGGTCCTGGAGACCAACTTCCGGCACGTCAACATCGCGCTGGTCAACGAGATGGCGGTGCTCTGCCACGACCTCGGCGTCGACCTCTGGGACGTCATCCGGTGCGCCGAGACCAAGCCGTTCGGCTTCCAGCCGTTCCGTCCGGGCCCCGGCGTCGGCGGCCACTGCCCCCCGGTCGACCCGGGCTTTCTCCCGTACAGCAGCCGCACCCCCGGCCATCCGCTGCGAATGGTCTCGCTCGCCCAGGAGATCAACGACCGGATGCCGAGCTACGTGATCCAGCGCTGCGCCACCCTGCTGAACGAACACGGCAAGTCCGTCCGGGGCGCCCGGGTCCTGCTCCTCGGCGTCACCTACAAGCCGGATCTCGCCGACCAGGAGGCCTCCCCCGCCCGGGAGATCGCCACCCGGCTGATGGACATGGGTGCACAGATCGGCTACCACGACCCGCACGTCCTGGACTGGCGCGTCCGCGAACTGCCGGTGCCGCGCGCGGACTCGCTGTACGAAGCCGCGTCGAGCGCGGACCTGACGGTGCTGCTCCAGCACCACCGTACGTACGACCTCCAGGGCCTTGCCGTGAAGGCCCAACTCCTCCTGGACACCCGGGGCGCCACCCCGGCAGGAGCGGCGCACCGGCTGTGAGGGCGGTCCCCCCAAGGATTTCGGTGGGCGATGTCGGAGACGGCTGCTAGCCTGCGGCGTCACTTCTCGCACAGTCGTGCGCTTCCGTCCCAGGGGGGATCCAGCACCATGAGTCAGCCCGTGCCGCCGCCGAACCAGCCGCAGCAGCCGTACGACGCCCAGCCCGGCGGCGGCAACCCGTTCGCGGGTCAGCAGCCCGGCCAGCCCGGTCAGCCCGGCGTCCCGACCGGCAACCCGTTCGCGGGTCAGCAGCCCGGCCAGTTCGGCGGCGTGCCGTTCGCGCCGGCGGCTCCCGTCCGCAACAACGTGGGCCTCGGCCTGCTCGCCGCGGTCGTCGCCGCCCTCGTCGCCGCCGGCATCTACGGCGGGATCATCGGCGCCACCAAGCACGAGATCGGCTACGCGGCCGTGGGTGTCGGATTCCTCGTCGGCCTCGCCGCGGGCAAGGTCGGCGGCCGCAACCCCGTGCTGCCGGTCCTCAGCGCGGTGCTCGCGCTGGTCTCCGTCTACTTCGGCCAGCTGCTCGGTGTGGCCATGATCAACAAGCCGGACAGTATGCCCCTCTCCGAGATCTTCCTCGATCACTTCAGCGAGCTGAACTCCCTGTGGAAGGCCGACATCGACCCGATCGCCTTCCTCTTCTTCGCTCTCGCCGCGTTCGCCGCGTTCTCCGGCGCCAAGAAGGCCGCAGGCTGATCCGGCTCATACGGGAGGGCCCGGACCGCACAAGCGGTCCGGGCCCTCCCGTATGTCCGAGAAAAATCAGCGGCGGTGCTGCGAGTCCGCCACAGTCACCTCGACGCGCTGGAACTCCTTGAGGTCGCTGTACCCCGTCGTCGCCATCGCCCGGCGCAGCGCACCGAAGATGTTCATCGAGCCGTCAGGGGTGTGCGAGGGGCCGGTGAGGACCTCCTCCGTCGTGCCCACGGAGCCCAGGTCCACCAGCTTGCCGCGCGGCACGTCCTCGTGGACCGCCTCCATGCCCCAGTGCCGGCCGCGGCCGGGCGCGTCCGTCGCACGGGCCAGCGGGGAGCCCATCATCACGGCGTCGGCGCCGCAGGCGATGGCCTTCGGCAGGTCGCCGGACCAGCCGACGCCGCCGTCCGCGATCACGTGCACATACCGGCCACCGGACTCGTCCATGTAGTCGCGACGGGCCCCGGCCACGTCGGCGACCGCGGTCGCCATGGGGACCTGGATACCGAAGACGTTGCGCGTGGTGTGCGCGGCGCCGCCGCCGAAGCCGACGAGGACACCGGCCGCACCGGTACGCATCAGGTGCAGCGCCGCGGTGTACGTGGCGCAGCCGCCGACGATCACCGGGACGTCCAGTTCGTAGATGAACTGCTTGAGGTTGAGCGGCTCGGCCGCGCTCGAGACGTGCTCGGCGGAGACCGTCGTGCCGCGGATGACGAAGATGTCGACGCCCGCGTCGACGACGGCCTTGGAGAACTGGGCGGTGCGCTGCGGCGAGAGCGCGGCGGCGGTGACGACACCGGAGTCGCGCACCTCCTTGATGCGCTGCCCGATCAGCTCCTCCTGGATCGGCGCGGCGTAGATCTCCTGGAGGCGGCGGGTCGCCGACTCCACGGGCATCTCGGCGATCTCGTCGAGGAGCGGCTGCGGGTCGGCGTGCCGGGTCCACAGGCCTTCGAGGTTGAGGACGCCGAGACCACCCAGCTCACCGATCCGGATCGCGGTCTGCGGGGAGACCACGGAGTCCATCGGAGCGGCCAGGAACGGCAGCTCGAACCGGTAGGCGTCGATCTGCCACGCGATCGAGACCTCCTTCGGGTCGCGGGTGCGACGGCTCGGCACGACGGCGATGTCGTCGAAGGCGTACGCCCGGCGGCCGCGCTTGCCGCGCCCGATCTCGATCTCAGTCACGATGGTGTGGCCTTTCAGTTCCCTAGGCGTACTGTCTGCGTTTCCCAGTATCCCCGACACACAGGTGAGGGGCGGTCCCAGTACGCCCGGACCGCCCCTCACCTGTTCTGTTGCGTTACTTCCTGCTGTAGTTCGGCGCTTCGACCGTCATCTGGATGTCGTGCGGGTGGCTCTCCTTGAGCCCCGCCGAGGTGATCCGGACGAACCGGCCGTTGGCCTGGAGCTCCGGGACGGTGCGGCCGCCGACGTAGAACATCGACTGGCGCAGACCGCCGGTGAGCTGGTGGACGACCGCGGAGAGCGGGCCGCGGTAAGGAACCTGGCCCTCGATGCCCTCGGGGACCAGCTTCTCGTCGGAGGCGACGCCCTCCTGGAAGTAGCGGTCCTTGGAGAACGACTTGCGGTCGCCACGCGTCTGCATCGCGGCGAGCGAACCCATGCCGCGGTACGACTTGAACTGCTTGCCGTTGATGAAGAGCAGCTCGCCCGGGGACTCCTCGCAGCCCGCCAGCAGCGAGCCGAGCATCACGGTGTCCGCACCGGCCACCAGGGCCTTGGCGATGTCTCCGGAGTACTGCAGGCCGCCGTCGCCGATGACCGGGACACCGGCCGCCTTGGCGGCGAGCGACGCCTCATAGATCGCGGTGACCTGCGGAACGCCGATGCCGGCGACCACGCGGGTGGTGCAGATGGAGCCGGGGCCGACGCCCACCTTGATGCCGTCGACGCCCGCGTCGATCAGCGCCTGGGCGCCGTCACGGGTGGCGATGTTGCCGCCGATGACGTCGACACCCGACGCGTTCGACTTGATCTTGGCGACCATGTCGGAGACTAGACGGGAGTGGCCGTGCGCGGTGTCGACGACGATGAAGTCGACGCCCGCCTCGACGAGTGCCTGGGCCCGCTCGAAGGCGTCGCCCGCGACACCGACGGCGGCTCCGACCAGCAGCCGGCCTTCCCTGTCCTTCGCGGCGTTCGGGTACTTCTCCGCCTTGACGAAGTCCTTGACGGTGATGAGGCCCTTGAGAACCCCTGCGTCGTCGACCAGCGGAAGCTTCTCGATCTTGTGGCGGCGCAGCAGCTCCATGGCGTCCACGCCGGAGATGCCGACCTTGCCGGTGACGAGCGGCATGGGCGTCATGACCTCGCGCACCTGGCGCGAACGGTCCGGCTCGAAGGCCATGTCACGGTTGGTGACGATGCCGAGGAGCTTGCCCGCCCCGTCGGTCACCGGCACGCCGCTGATGCGGAACTTGGCGCACAGCTCGTCGGCCTCGCGCAGGGTCGCGTCCGGGTGCACCGTGATCGGGTCGGTGACCATGCCGGACTCGGAACGCTTCACCAGGTCGACCTGGTTGGCCTGGTCAGCGATGGAGAGATTGCGGTGCAGCACACCGGCGCCACCCTGGCGGGCCATGGCGATCGCCATGCGGGCCTCGGTGACCTTGTCCATCGCGGCGGACAGCAGCGGGATGTTCACCCGCACGTTCTTCGAGATGTACGAGGAAGTGTCGATCTGATCGGGCGCCATGTCGGACGCGCCGGGCAGCAGCAGCACGTCGTCGTATGTCAGCCCGAGCGACGCGAATTTCTCGGGCACTCCGTCGACGTTTGCAGTCATGACACCTTCCCCAAATGGCCTTGATCGGTGCGGATGTCCATGCTAACGGCCTCCGGGGGTGTCTCATTCCACGAGCAAGATCACCTAGAGGTTCTGTAGCTTCGTACGGAACTCCGTTTCGGGGTGAAGCCGGTGCCGCTCACTGCTCGGCGAGGGCCCGCAACCTGCTCAGCGCACGGTGCTGGGCGACCCGGACGGCACCCGGCGACATGCCCAGCATCTGCCCGGTCTCCTCGGCGGTCAGACCGACGGCGACCCGCAGAACCAGCAGCTCGCGCTGGTTCTCCGGGAGGTTGGCAAGGAGCTTCTTGGCCCAGGCGGCATCGCTGCTGAGCAGCGCACGCTCCTCGGGCCCGAGCGAATCGTCCGGCCGCTCCGGCATCTCGTCGGAGGGCACGGCGGTCGATCCCGGGTGCCGCATGGCGGCGCGCTGGAGATCGGCGACCTTGTGGCCGGCGATGGCGAAGACAAAGGCTTCGAAGGGTCTGCCGGTGTCCTTGTAGCGCGGCAACGCCATCAGCACCGCGACACAGACCTCCTGCGCCAGGTCCTCCACGAAGTGGCGAGCATCACCGGGCAGCCGGTTCAGCCGGGACCTGCAGTAGCGCAGCGCGAGGGGATGGACATGGGCCAGCAGATCATGGGTGGCCTGCGCGTCGCCGTCGACGGCACGGTGCACCAGAGCACCGATCACCGTCGTCTCGTCGTCGCGCATCGGACCATGGTGCCTCGGTGCCGCTTCATCCGTGGCACCGCGTCCGTAGTTGTGCACCGAAGCGTTATGAGCGGGTGCGCCGGAAGTCATGTCCTGCGCCCTCCCCTTCCGCTCGACCGAATCGTTCCCGAGGAACTCCACATCTCAAGGATGCGGCATCGGCCGGGAAGCGTCACATACTGCGGGGCACCGGCTCCCGATCTGCCGCCCGGCGCCCCCGTCGCCCCGCCCGCCGGAGGGCGGACGGGGACACCCCCTACCGGCCATCGCCGGTCATCAGCGCACCAGGCCCCAGCGGAAGCCGAGCGCCACGGCGTGCGCCCGGTCCGAGGCGCCGAGCTTCTTGAAAAGCCGCCGGGCGTGCGTCTTCACCGTGTCCTCGGAGAGGAAGAGCTCGCGCCCGATCTCCGCGTTGGAACGGCCGTGGCTCATCCCTTCGAGCACCTGGATCTCACGTGCGGTGAGCGTCGGCGCCGCACCCATCTCGGCCGACCGCAGCCGACGTGGGGCAAGCCGCCACGTCGGATCGGCCAGTGCCTGGGTGACGGTCGCCCGCAGCTCCGCGCGGGAGGCGTCCTTGTGCAGATATCCGCGGGCACCGGCGGCGACCGCTAGCGCGACACCGTCCAGGTCCTCGGCGACGGTCAGCATGATGATCCGCGCCCCGGGGTCGGCGGAGAGCAGCCGCCGGACCGTCTCCACACCTCCCAGACCGGGCATGCGTACGTCCATCAGAATGAGATCCGAACGGTCGGCACCCCAGCGGCGGAGAACTTCCTCACCGTTGGCCGCCGTCGTCACACGCTCGACGCCGGGCACGGTCGCGACCGCGCGACGGAGCGCCTCTCGGGCAAGCGGGGAGTCGTCGCAGACGAGGACGGATGTCATGACCGTCCTCCGCAGCTGATGCGCGTCACCTTGAGCCTCCAGGCTGAATACAAGTCGTCACCTGTGCGGTTGACACTCTCGGACATCTGCCCGATCGCTTTTTCCGTCAACCGCCTCCGCCCTCTCAACGATGGTCACTCGAAAGAGTTACGGGTCCGACGACCAGGTTCGGCACTCTACGTGAGGAGTCGCACACGGAGGAGAACGGCGCGGATTGTCCAGTCGTCAATCGAAGCTTCACCTGAAGGTATGCCCCATTTAGCGGGTTTTCTTCCCTTTTGCTGGTGTCTGTGGATAGATTCGCAATCAGTCATATTTACATCTACTTACACCGTAGATGTACGGTCATGAGCACGGTCACCGACGAACGACTACCGCGTAGCCGACTCAGCATGGTTTCGAGGGGACAAGCAATGGCAGATTTCTCCCGCCTTCCCGGACCCAACGCCGATCTGTGGGACTGGCAGCTGCTGGCGGCCTGCCGTGGGGTCGACAGCTCACTGTTCTTCCACCCGGAGGGTGAGCGCGGAGCGGCCCGGAGCGCCCGCGAGAACTCGGCGAAAGAGGTATGTATGCGATGCCCGGTACGCGCCGAGTGCGCAGCGCACGCCCTGGCCGTGCGTGAGCCCTACGGAGTGTGGGGCGGACTGACCGAGGACGAGCGCGAAGAGCTCATGGGACGGGCCCGCAACCGACTGATCGCGACAGCAGGGGCTCCATCGGGGTTGTCCGCCCCTTCAGGGCACGGCTGACCCTCGAACCGCGCAGAACAACCGAAGAAACGTTCCTGCACTCCCTAGCGGGCGGCCGCCAGGGAAAGCTGGTCCAGCGTGGCCGCCACGGCCGGGACCTGCGCCAGGTCCGGGAGCGTCAGCGCGACGATCTCACGCTCGACCGCCGGCTCCACCGTCACGGTGCGGGCCCCTTTGGGACGTACCGACTCGATCGCCAGCTCCGGCAGCACGGCCACCCCCAGACCGGCGCCGACCAGGCCGATCACCGCCGGGTAGTCGTCGGTGGCGAAGTCGATCCGGGGGGTGAAACCGGACTCCTCGCAGACCTCCACCAGTTGCCGGCGGCAGCGGGGGCAGCCCGCGATCCAGGACTCGTCGGCCAGTTCACCGATCCCCACCGCATCCGCGTCGGCCAGCCGGTGCCCGTCGGGGACGAGGCCGATCAGCCGGTCGGTGAGCAGCGGACGTACGACCAGGTCGTCCCATTCGGCGCCCGAGGTGCCGTAGCGGAACGCCAGCGCGATGTCGCAGTCCCCCTCCCGGAGCATCTCCACCGAGCGCGGCGGCTCGGCCTCGACCAGGGAGACCCTCGTACCGGGGTGGGCCGCACGCAGGGCGGCGAGGGCGCCGGGAACCAGGGTGGAGCTGCCGCTGGGGAACGAGACGAGCCGGACCCGGCCGGCCCGCAGCCCGGCGATCGCGGCGACCTCCTCCTCGGCGGCGGTCAGCCCGGCGAGGATGCCGGAGGCATGACGCACAAGCGCCTCACCCGCCTGCGTGAGCCGCATCTCGCGACCTGTGCGGATGAGCAGCGGGGTGCCCGCGGAGGACTCCAGGGCCTTCATCTGCTGGCTGACCGCGGGCTGGGTGCAGCCCAGTTCACGCGCGGCGGCGGAGAACGAACCGGTGGCGGCCACGGCGCGCAGGACACGGAGATGACGGGCTTCGATCACCTTTCAACCATAAGGCCCTCTTGGGGCGGGCACCAGTAACCGACCTGTGACTTTGAGACCGGGTGGTTACCGTTGGCCCCTATGAAGCCGATGAAGTTGCTGACTGTGAATGTGGGACGGCCCAAGGCGGTCGACTACACCGACGCTCCCGATGGCGTCACCGGGATCGACAAGCGGCCGGCCGACGGCCCGGTACGGGTCACCGATCCCGGCCCCAGGGGCACCGGTGGCAGCGGGGTGGCCGGGGACGCGGTCTGTGACCGGCGCCATCACGGCGGCACCGACCAGGCCGTGTACGCCTTCGCCCGCGAGGACCTCGACGCCTGGGAGAGCGCGCTCGGCCGCACCCTGGCGAACGGCGCGTTCGGCGAGAACCTGACGATCTCCGGACTGGACGTGAGCGGCGCGAAGATCGGCGAGCGCTGGCGGATCGGCCCCGAGCTGGTGCTGGAGGTGACCTCCGGCCGGATTCCGTGCCGAACGTTCGCCGGTCACCTCGACGAGAGCCGCTGGGTCAAGCGGTTCACGGAGGCAGCCGCTCCGGGCGCCTACCTGCGAGTGGTCGAGCCGGGCGAGATCCGTGCCGGGGACCCGGTCGAGATCGTGCACCGGCCGGACCATGACGTCACCGTGCAGCTGGAGTTCCTGGCCGCGACGACGCGCCGGGAGCTGCTGCCGGAGCTGCTCCCGGCCCGGGACGCACTCCATCCCCGGACGCTGCGCTCCGCCCTGAAGTACGTGGAGTCGAGGACCGCAGGCGAGTGACCCCCGCGGCGGGCGTGGCACTAACGTGCCGCGTATGACGACTGCACTGATTACGGGCGCGACCGCGGGGATCGGGGCCGCCTTCGCACGGCGGCTCGCGGCCGAAGGGCACAACCTGGTGCTGGTGGCGCGCAACACCGAGCGGCTCCGGGAGCAGGCAACCGAACTGCACGACCTGCATGGCATCGAGGCCGAGGTGCTGACCGCCGATCTGTCCGAGGACGACGGGATCGCCTCGGTCGAGGCGCGATTGACGGACCGTCGGCAATCCGTCGATCTACTGATCAACAACGCCGGATTCGGCAACAAGGGCCGCTATCTGGAAGTGTCGATGGCCGATGAGCTGAAGATGCTGAAGGTGCACTGCGAGGCGGTGCTGCGGCTGACCTCGGCGGCCGCGGCCGGAATGAAGGAGCGCGGGCGGGGCGGGGTCGTCAATGTGGCCTCGGTCGCGGCGTTCGTACCGCGCGGGACGTACGGCGCGTCCAAGGCCTGGGTCGTGCAGTTCACCCAGGGCGCGGCGAAGGATCTGGCCGGGTCGGGGGTGCGGCTGATGGCGCTCTGCCCCGGCTTCGTACGGACCGAGTTCCATGAGCGGGCCGGGATGGGGACCGGCAACATCCCGGGCTGGATGTGGCTCGACGCGGACAAGCTGGTGGCGACGGCGCTGGCGGATCTGGCGCGCGGCAAGTCCCTCTCGATCCCGGACGCGCGGTACAAGACGCTGATGGGGCTGGTGAAGGTGGCGCCGCGCGGCCTGCTCGGAGGGGTCACCTCCAAGACCGGCCGCAAGTACGGGCCGCAGTGAGCGGGTTCTTGTCGGATGCCGCGGCCCGCGCGGGCGCGGATGTCAGCGGCGGGCTTCGGCTTGTTGCCGAACCGGTCCTCGCCGCCGTTGTTCTCGATGACGGGGCCGGCGGCGAGGGCGGGCGAGTCCGGGCCGCGCCGGAGGTCGCGGCGCGGCTCCGGGTCCTCAGTGATACGCCGGGGCGCGC harbors:
- a CDS encoding MOSC domain-containing protein translates to MKLLTVNVGRPKAVDYTDAPDGVTGIDKRPADGPVRVTDPGPRGTGGSGVAGDAVCDRRHHGGTDQAVYAFAREDLDAWESALGRTLANGAFGENLTISGLDVSGAKIGERWRIGPELVLEVTSGRIPCRTFAGHLDESRWVKRFTEAAAPGAYLRVVEPGEIRAGDPVEIVHRPDHDVTVQLEFLAATTRRELLPELLPARDALHPRTLRSALKYVESRTAGE
- a CDS encoding SDR family NAD(P)-dependent oxidoreductase: MTTALITGATAGIGAAFARRLAAEGHNLVLVARNTERLREQATELHDLHGIEAEVLTADLSEDDGIASVEARLTDRRQSVDLLINNAGFGNKGRYLEVSMADELKMLKVHCEAVLRLTSAAAAGMKERGRGGVVNVASVAAFVPRGTYGASKAWVVQFTQGAAKDLAGSGVRLMALCPGFVRTEFHERAGMGTGNIPGWMWLDADKLVATALADLARGKSLSIPDARYKTLMGLVKVAPRGLLGGVTSKTGRKYGPQ